CTCGCACTGGACTTTCCGCAGATATGAACCTGTTATATGGTCAACCTGGGCTGGcatgtcaggaccctgagcctCTAGAGTCCTCCATGGGGCCTAGGGTGACCATCAGGACCCCTCAGGACAGTACAGGGGGCAGGGGCACGGTCATTCACAACTAAAGGCTTGTATATATTATCAAAATCTTATGGAAAAACAGATACACGGCTATTTATACAACAGCAGGTGGGTGTGAGGGAAATGTCTGCTTTGGCATCAAACCTTCAGGACCAGctgctgtctgtccctctcctcccagctgaAGCCCACTTCCCACCAGGCCAGCTGCCCCTGCCGTGTCCTCTGATCAGCCCAGGAGGGGTCTGAGGGTATCCTcggcccctcctccttcttcccttggGCTCTTGTGCCCTTCTCAATCTTCTGCCATTGTCCCACACAGAGGGCCATGGGCCCAGCAGCTTTGCCCCAAGGGCTCCTCAGAGGCCTGAATCCTGGCCCTGGAGGGCAGTGGGACTGGGCTGGTTATGTGGTCCTGGTGGGACATCTTTCCTGGACCACAGGCCTTTCGTAACTTGCCAGCTACTTGAGCCCTAGTCATGCCATCTTCTCGGTGACACGCTAAAAGGACTCTTCTTGTCCAGCAACCTCAGCTCCAggtataaaagaaatttttggagAGCCTCAGAGACgagaaaaggaaagtgagaagagagaaggcaTCCTTCCTGGAGTGTGGCCAGGCCTCATGCTCTCCCATGGCAGAGTAGGGACATCCACAGCAGGGCAGCCGGGGGTGGAGTGTGGGGCGGGGTCTGTGCGGCCCTGGGAGGCGAGGCCGGGGCAGTCTTGGCATCGGCAGACAGTGCCCCCTGGCAGTCTGGTCCTACTGAAGCAGTTTGGGCACCTCCACCTGTAAGGGCAAAGCAGAGACCGTTTAGAGAAAGGAGCTCAGCAGAGGAGCCTCTAGAATTCATCTGGCCTCCCTTCCTTCCGGCAACCAGAGCCCCCCTACAGGTGTCTATAGAATGAGTAAGTGGGCATTTTCCCTGTCTGTAAAAACCGGATGTCATCCAGTGACCACTAGCATCACAGCTGAGGTTGTCCTTTCTGTCTTGGTGCCTATCCCCCGATGATGCTGTGGGGCTAGGGTTCGCTGCCGCCATCCCGTCAGATCAGCACATGACCATGGCCTCTGTCGCCTGAGGTGCAGGGAGGTGAAACCTGGAGGAGCAGGGGGGTCTCTAGGGATGGCTCATGTGTCTGTGGCACTGATTAGTCACAGGGGAGACCCTCCTGAGGGCTGAATCTCCCAAAGACCTTTGGGATACACTGATCACTAGGACTTGGCTGGTCCTGAGAGGGAATTCGTAAAAGGGagatcatttttgttttgcaaaggaaggagagaagacttAATGCAGGACCCGAGGCGGAACTACTAGGTAGAGACTGTTTCTCCATTTCTGGGAGACCCTGGTTAAGCTGCAGGGTAGCAAAGTTGGAGGCACGGAGTGAGAGGCTAAAGGAAGCTCCTTACAGGAAGGAGAGAGCCCCCCTCTAAGGGAGACACCATGGCCTGTCCAGAGGCAGGGGGATGGCTGTGATGGCCGGACGTGCCACACAGGCACAGCAGCCCGACAGCCTGCTCTGTCCCGGTTCCCCCGGCAGGctcgccctcccctccagcccttcAGGCCCAGGCCTGCGACTACTTACCTTCTTGAGCTGCTTGAGGTTGCTGGAGCGAATGGCGGCCAGTAGCTGGTCGCGGGAGTTCTTCTCCTGGACGGGCAGGACTTTGTCTCCCATCTTCCTCTGGGTGGCTGGGGACAAGGAGTTCTTCAGGTTCTCCATGATAAGGGGCGGGGCCAAGggaggcggaggcggcggcggagcAGCTGGGGCGCCCCCTTTCTTGGGCGAGTTCTTGGGCGAGGCCTTTGGAGATGGCTGgggggagggtttgggggagCCCTTGGCCAGGGCCCCGAACTTGGGCACCTCCAGTAGATCCTTCTTCTCGCCGCTGGCCTCCTGCGCCTGCCGCTGCTCCTGGAGCCGCTTTTGCCGCTGTTTGTCCATGTTGCGGCTGAGCAGGTTGGTGACCGTCATCCGGGGCCCGGCCAGCTCGAAATGGTAGCCCAGCTTGAGCAGCGTGGTGTTCTCCTTGAGCAGCTTGGCGATCTCCATCTCGGTCTTGCCGCCGCAGATGTGCCGCTGGTTGTGGAAGCGGAGTTCCGTCAGCGTGTTGTTCTGGAGGAGGGCCCGGAAGATGGCCAGGATGCCTTTGCCCGTGATGTGGTTAGAGTCCAGGTTCAGGCTGGTGATGGTCTTGTTGGCCTTGAGCATGATGGCGATGGCAAAGGCCACGTGGTCGTCCGCGCGTGTGTTGGCCAGGGCAAACACCTTGACCACCGTGTTGAACTCCAGAGCCTCGGTGAACCGGACCAAGATCTCATTTGTGATACAGTCTGAGTTGTTGACGTTCACCTCGGTCATCTCTGGGTCATTGTTCTTCACCCTCTCCAGGGGCTCATCAAATATGCTGGGGGCcgcctcctcctctgccttggCGGGCCCTTCGGAGGGCTTGGGGGGGCAAGCCGGGGCTGGTTTCTCCCGCGCCTGGGTCTTGTTCTCTTCTTTGGGTTCCTTGTCACTGACGGactcctctcttttccccttctcgTCCTGCCTTTTTGTGTCTACGCTCCCGCTTCCTCTCTTCACCCGCTCGTCTTCCTTCTTGCTATCTGCGTTCCCGCTCTCCCCTCTTGCGTGCCCGCCGTTGCGTATGtccttcccctctcttttcttgTCCTTGTCTCTGCTCGACCCTGCGCCCCTGTCACTGCCTTTCTTCTCGTCCTTCTCCCTCGGGGctgctgccttctcctctcccttctcatctttccctgcctccttcttgTCCACAGCAGCCCTGACCCGGCCCTTGTCAATGCCCCTGATGAGCTTCTCCTCCTTGGGCTTCTCTCCGCCTTTCCCATCAGCTTCCTCTTTGTCTCTTGAGAAGCTTTTCTTTAAACCACCCTTCTTtggctccttccccagctctgagTCCCGTCTGGGGCCCAGGGTTCTTTTGCTGGcgtctctgcccctttcctctccGTTCTTGGCATCTGTCTTGGTCTCCACTTGCTTGCTTTCCTAAGagttcagaaaagagaaagaaacatgaagaTCTGGCTGCAcggggagaggagagagtgtgGGGACAAGTGCGGGGAGCATTTATATAACTGCCCTGGAGCGTCCAAAGGGCAAAGTCCATTGAGAACACCCTGAGAGGGTCCGGGATTCAAGCTGCAGAGAACAGGCTGATGTCAGACTCAAGCAAACCTCAGGGTCGCCAGGGGCCTAGGGGAAGACCTGGGAGGTTGCGGCAGGTCCTTTCCCGAGGGGTGTTCTCAGACCCAGAGCTGCCCTTTTCTGTCATGGGTGATTTAGCAGGAATCTTTCCAAGTGGTACTTTGCTGAGCCATGTTGGAACCGGAGGCAAGAGGAAAAATCACTTATGCTGCTCctgcctttatttaaaattttgaatttttggttgtcatggattttttttcttggcattaaattcaatttttaaaaatatcagctcACTGCGCTTTTGGGTGCCCCCTTGCATTCTTTGGGCTCGGCTAGTGCCTCGCGTGCCTCACCCCAGCGCTGACCCTGCttccaaaggggaggtgggtcgGTGGTCCTCAGATGCTGGAATTTCACAGCTAATGCcttttcaaaggaataaaaaagttgGAGGGACCAACATAAGGTTGCTAACATTTAATCTTACCagttaaagatatttataaatttgatcTCCCATCattctctcactgaaataaaaaggAGCCTACGATAAAGAAGGTagacattaatagaataaagccCATACGTTTACGTCAGGTATGTGTAGCTTTTCCAAGAGCCCACAGTATcgtccttattttttttagaaaaaacttTGCTAAGGACCAGCAGCTCTCTATAAGGGGTCCTGGAGTCCACTCAGTGAGCTGACCTCAAGAGGACTCTGCCAGATTCCGGATCTAGGATTCCTGGACTCTGCGTGGACCACATAGACAAGGAGAAATTGTTCAGGGGTTCTGGAAGGGAGTCAGCTGAGCTACATGAAAGGCTTAAGTTGTACACACAGCATGGGCCACCCTGCACTTCCATGGGGCCGTGTGTCTACTTCCGTGAAGTTGCAGAAAGTCTGAGCCTTACTGTGAGAATACTTGCTTCCTACCCCCTTCAGGAGGGCTAAAGAAGcatcaggattaaaaaaaaaaaaaaaagaagcatcagGATTGCCTACGATTAGATATTAAACTGTTTGACTATGATAGATACCCTGGAGCAACTGGGACCTCAAGGAATGTCCTTCCTAAaggctttgttttggtttttgttgtttttttttttttagactttatttatttatttgacagacagagatcacaagtaggcagagagacaggcagagagagagagggaagcaggctccctgccgagcaaagagcctgatatggggttcgatcccagaactctgggatcatgacctgagccgaaggcagaggcttcaacccactgagccacccagctgccccttgttttgtttttaagaggaaGAGACTACGGCCTGATTATtagaaaggttttctttctttcaggagtgcacccccaccctgcccggACGGAATGGGGAGCTGGTTGGTCCTATGGAAACAGTTTGTACCTGCGCCACAAACACATGCCACTGGGGACCAGCCCCAGGGTTTATTTAGCAGCAAAAGTCCTTGGCTTCTCTGCTAGAATCACAACACGCAGCCAAGGGGCACAGGGCCTGGTGAGGCAGGGCTGAGGAATgtgccccttctctcctcctgccctgtggGGGCAGTTGTGCGGGGGGAGCTCCCTGGGGCTTCAGTGGTGGGGCAAGGGCCGGAGGATGCCTTCTCACACCTTCTCTGGATGTGACCCTTGGTATCACCCTGTCCCTGATGGTGACTTTACTGTACCTTGATTTGAAAGGAAGAGGGAGCTTGGAGTAGGCAAACAGAAGGTAAACGGGGAGATCCAATGGGTCAGCCCCTTTAGGACACTCCTAACATCTGTCCACAGCTCAGCCAGGAAATTCCAGCCCACCCCAGCTCACAGTGGTTTCATCTCAAATTCCAGCCACTTCGGGAGCATGGAAGTGAGAGCTGGGTGCTGTGGCCTCTCCAGGAGTCCAGCCCAAGCTTCAGAGGTCAGGCCCCCAAGCCAGGGactcctgccctccccttccaAATGCACGCGCCCTTGGGGATTTCTCAGTGCCCACGGTGCAGCGCCCAGCTGCCCTCTGCACAGATCCCATGCCTCCCACAGGCCTCACTTACAGGGAAACTGTAGAGACACTAACCAGAGAGACACTAACCAGAGAGACACTAACCAGCAAGTTCAGGAAAAACTGGGTTTCAGGTCTGACTGTCTCGCCAGCAGCAGCCAAGTCAATGCAACCTTCTCCAACCTTGCCCATCAGGGGCAAGGTGCTCTTCTCCCCCATACCCTCCAGGTATGCCTGGGCggccctgctgcccccaccctcgCTCCGCAGCTCCCTCCTCCTAATCAAACCCATCCAGCTTTCTGACCAGGGCTCGCATTCAGAGCCATCCTCTGCTCTCCCATCAGGACTCCTTTTCCAGCATTTtaaccctccctctgccctgatACCCTAGATTCTGACCTACACCCTTGGTCTTCATCCAGGACTACTCCCCACTCCCTGTTAGGGTACTCCCCCTACTCTGGGGTCCTAGTTGGCTTGGATCTGTCATATGTCTGCTCTTAAGGAGGTGTTCCAGCCCTTTAAAAAGAACCTAATGAAAAACAggctgggcgggggagggggagagctgATTAATCATGGGTTTCCTCCAAATAGCCAGGAATGAGTGGGGCTGGGGCTTGTTGCCGCTTGTGCAGCCCCGAGAGCTCAGACGTTGCCTTAAAAGGAGAAGGAGCCCAGCGTCCTCCCAGGGCTGAGATTTCTGGTGAGCGAGCTCCTCAGCACATAGCAGAGCTGCCTCCTTCTTGCTTATCTGAAAGGGAGTCCAAGCCAACTTCTTTTGCTTCTAGAACTGGTGGTGCCTCCTGGCGATCTTCCTGAGGTtatctttccttgtctttctgtctctgcgcCTCTGTTCATCCCTTATAGCGGGAGGGGTTTAGGTTAGATATAACAAAGAACTTCCATAGAGCAAAAGTCCACAGGTGAGAGATCTAAGCAGCAATAATTGTTTTCCccagggtgcccaggtggctcagtgggttaaagcctctgccttcggctcaggtcatgatctcagcgtcctgggatcgagccctgcattgggctctctgcttggcagggagcctctttcctcctctctctctgcctgcctctctgcctacttgtgagctctgtctgtcaaataaataaataaaatctttaaaaaaaaattgttttcctctttgggAAAAGCTTTAGGGTTAGGGGAAGGCCCAGGGGTGATTTCGTAATCCTTCAcagaggcaggggagtggggacgATGACGTCTGTAAACCTCTAACAACCTGTGAGACTTTGCAGGGACCTAGCAATCAGACTCAGCGGTGAGAAGCATCTCTCTCCCCGCATCAGCTCCAGACCTATGGCCTCATGGTGTTGCTCTGTCGGCCACTTGGGTTGGGATCCCAGTTAAATGCCTTTGACAGGTTCAACATGGCGTCATTTCCCTTACCTTGGGCCTTCAGGTACAACTTCCCCTAGAAGTCTCGTCGATTGACCAGAGAAGAGAACATTTTACCACCTTCATTGCcaaagtgggagaggaaaagattTGTCTATTGGGAAGTCCCTAGAAAATGAGAACTTGCCGAGGGAAGGCCAAACCCCCAGTGTGTGCTGTGCTGAGCCCTCGGCCCACTGGTGCCTATTAGCTCATTAGACCACCACTGAGGCcctgtctttccttcctctgacGCATCGCCTGCAGGGTGACCCTGCCTGAGGCCGATGCAAGGCAGGGAGTCTGCAGACCTCCCTGGGGTCCAGCACCAAGACCAGATGAACCTGGGGAGAACTTCTCAAACAGGACACAGAAAGGTCTGGGTCTGTCGAGTTCGCTCCAGcccctggcccaggctggggcagAGCCAAGGAGGGCAGGGGTGACTGGCAGTGGCTGCGCCCCTCACATTGGACCCCACTGCCATGGATCCAGCATATTTGCTCCACCCCCAAAGCAAGTCCGAGGTGATGTCAATTCAGATGAGACAGACAGCCTCAGACCTTCCGTCTGGAAGCATCGACAGTGCTGCggctcaggctctgggctcagggcagggACTCTGGGGTCTGCAGCTCTGCTTTCAGTAGACTCTCTTCCAGGCCTGAGCTGAAGTCCTGAAGACACAGAGGCCTCAGGGTCCGAGTTCATGAGAACCGGCATTTTTCACTTGGCTCTGATCTGCAGCCTGCCTCTTGTCTCCCGTGGATCAGCTTATATTTTGTAGGAGAGCATGGGGGAAATCTGCGGTGCTTCCTAGTCCCCCCAGTGCTCCAACTTCCCACCGTGTCTCCCTCCTGGTCCTGCACCAGTGCTCCCCACCAACCCTCAGCCTGCCTCTGAGCCCAAGATCATGTTCCCCTGCTTCTCCCACGAAGCTGGCCCCTCAGGGCTCTGGGGCCCCAGCCCCACTCACTCCAGCCATCTGGAGACCTGGTATCAGGCACCACAGCTTCCAGGGTCATCCGTCTGCAAGGGGAGGGTGCGGAGGGGCTGGCCGCAGGCCGGAGAGTGAGTCAGAGGTCCCCTGGGAGAACCGCCCCTGACGTGGCTGGGGTCAAGGGCAGGGCAGGTAGTGGGGGCCTAGGGCTTGTGGGGACCAAGAAGCTTCCCTCCCTGTAGCCTCCTGCCTCATTCCACATGGAACAGCAACTCTTTTGTAACTCTCCCCCAAGAAGAAAGATTCTAGATTGTCCTGACAAGAAGTTTCAGGAAAGTCAGCTGCTATTTGGGGGTAAGTATCATTCCTGGAGGGGGCAGTCCTGGGGAAGAACAGCAAGGCCCATTTCCCTTGGTGGTCTGTGGGCCAGGAGTCGTCCCCTGGGGGCTTAAGCCAGCTCCTGAAACAGAGCTtcggggttttttttgttgtccttttgttttgttttgtttgagtaggttctgtgcccaatgtggggcttgaactcatgaccccaaggtcaagagtcacatgctctgccgactgagccaaccaaccTCCCCtgatcttccttccttcttttttttttaacggaaGCCTAGTGGACACACGATGTTACAGCAGCTCCCGATGCACACACGGCGGTTtgataattctgtacattacgCAGTAGGGCTCCAGATTCTGAAACCACTGATACTGCCCCTAGAAAGCTGTAGGTTCCCTCCAGAGCTGTCCGGAAAGCTGGGATTTCTCCTAACGCATCCTCCCGATGGTGGTCGGGGAACTGATGGGCTCTGCAGGCAGCTGGCCTGTGTGCACATCCCAACCGTGCCCTCGGCTAGCTGCATGGTCTTGGACGGTTACAGACCTCCTGCGAACCTGTAGTCTTATATGCTGCATGAAACTGACCCATCTGGAGCTCGTCATTAGCTTGCGAGTGGTTGCAAGGAGACTTCCACAAGGTGCCTGCCTGGTCCCAAAAAGGGCTTGAAGTGGAGATCAGCTGCGGGGAAGCCCAGCTCTCACTATGAGAAGTGCTTAAGCCCCACAGCAGGCAGGAGGGTTCGTCCTGCCCCCCGCCTCCTTCCTTAGTATCTTTGTGTTATTTAGAAGGGCGAGATGAAGCACTCACCCAGTGGTCAGTGGCACTGCATTTCGTACTTCTCCGTTGGAAGTGAAATGACCGTGTCTCAAACCCTAGAGAACTAGAAGCTGGGAAGGCACCAGGTCGCTTGGGGAGTTCTCCCCCACGCCTCCCTCCAATCCCGTGGTGACAGAGGCAGGGGTGGAGTGGCCTGGGGACAGGTGTCACCAGCCCCACAGGGGACCACCAGCACCAGGGTCCTACAAGCACTGGGGCCTGTGTGGGCCTGAGGGTTCTCGAGAGCCAGCCCCTCCAAACTCCTCCTGCGACCCCACTCATTCACCCGTCCTGACTTCACCCATCAGGAGGTGTAGGTCACCGCCATCTTGGGGACAGATGCTACAGAAGCCAGTCCCGCCCACACAGCTTAGAGGGATGGCAGGCAGGGCGACGATCTGATGTCAACGTGCCTGGGGCAGATGGTGCTGAGGCAGGGGACCCTGATGGCAGAGAGTTACTGCTTCAACCGACACCATCCCTTCAGGCTGGCCCGAGGCTGCAGCCTCCCTAAAAAGGCCTGGCAGCCCCTTTCTCAACCATTCCCAGACAGAAGTTCCCTGGCTCCTGTTCTGGCCATGGCTCAGGGACAAGGTCTTGGCATCTCCCAGAAACCCCCTTTTTTGGTTATCCCAGCCCTGGCCCTTTTCAGATCATTCCAGGTCTGCTTCCCCTATTTCAAAGCCCCCAGTGTAGGGAAACATTGTCTCCACGGGCCCTTGCCGAATGCGCTCCGAGGAATCCCCTTCTATTCATCCTTTGTAGCTGTTCAGGGGTCTGTGGGGAGACTGGGACCCCAGAGGATGAGCTCAAGAAGGAGGAAGACAATGGGGAATGGGACAGAGAAGGGTTTTAACCTCACCCTCTTGGGTTCACACCTCTGGGAACATAATTTTGGGGTGTTCAAGGCTTTACACACAAAGACCCATGTGTACACTCAGTTCCTGCCCATAACTGGAATATAGTTAATCTGCTaaggggacatctgggtggttcagtcagggtctgccttcggctcaggtcatgatcccagggtcctaggatcagcaccacatcgggctccttgctcagcagggagcctgcctctccctctgcctgccactccctctgcctgtgctctcttctctctctctctctctaataaataaataaataaataaaatatttaaaacaaaactgctcCCCAAATGAAATTCCTAATTTTGGGGTGAGGGTTAGACCATCTAATATGGGGGCTGCAGCGCCGTCTTCTCACCAGGCCGTCTGGGACTCTGGTGACTGCATGTCTGGAGGCCTCAGTCCCTgagcagggccagagggagggtgACAATGCCCGGCATGGGGGCCTGCCCATCCCAGGCGCCTCTGTAAGTGCTTGTTGAGGTGAGGACTGAGTAGACCAGCCCCAAATAAACTGCCAGGAGGACAGCAGAAACGGGCAGGTGTCAGGCTTGGAGAGAACCCCTCCACGTGATCCCGGTCGGACCCCTCAGTGCCAGGGACCAACAGATGGCTCAGCCCTCTTTTGCTCCCAGCCTGTGGCTTGACAGTGTGAGAGCTAATCCACACCTAATCGACCTGGCAAGCAATGTTGGAGGCTTGGGCCCCTTGGTCCCCCAAAAGAATGTGGGCCAAAAAGAGCCTCCATCCTGACCAGGGCTCCAGAAGGGTCATCTAG
The window above is part of the Mustela erminea isolate mMusErm1 chromosome 17, mMusErm1.Pri, whole genome shotgun sequence genome. Proteins encoded here:
- the LMOD1 gene encoding leiomodin-1, with the protein product MSKVAKYRRQVSEDPDIDSLLSTLSPEEMEELEKELDVVDPDGSIPVGLRQRNQTDKQSVGTYNREAMLNFCEKESKKLIQRELSMDESKQVETKTDAKNGEERGRDASKRTLGPRRDSELGKEPKKGGLKKSFSRDKEEADGKGGEKPKEEKLIRGIDKGRVRAAVDKKEAGKDEKGEEKAAAPREKDEKKGSDRGAGSSRDKDKKREGKDIRNGGHARGESGNADSKKEDERVKRGSGSVDTKRQDEKGKREESVSDKEPKEENKTQAREKPAPACPPKPSEGPAKAEEEAAPSIFDEPLERVKNNDPEMTEVNVNNSDCITNEILVRFTEALEFNTVVKVFALANTRADDHVAFAIAIMLKANKTITSLNLDSNHITGKGILAIFRALLQNNTLTELRFHNQRHICGGKTEMEIAKLLKENTTLLKLGYHFELAGPRMTVTNLLSRNMDKQRQKRLQEQRQAQEASGEKKDLLEVPKFGALAKGSPKPSPQPSPKASPKNSPKKGGAPAAPPPPPPPLAPPLIMENLKNSLSPATQRKMGDKVLPVQEKNSRDQLLAAIRSSNLKQLKKVEVPKLLQ